From one Streptomyces sp. Q6 genomic stretch:
- a CDS encoding FtsW/RodA/SpoVE family cell cycle protein → MTGSTGSTGRTAPSSVPAVRVPKRRGTELALIVLAVLLSVYGYCDVGLAKNGSVPPGAAGYGAGLGVLALLAHLAVRFRAPYADPLLLPIAVLLNGLGLVLIYRLDLETPNDEAAPTQLIWSTLGVGLFIAFVVFLRDHRVLQRYAYLSVVTALILMILPIFFPAVNGARIWIRIGGFSIQPGEFAKILLAIFFASYLAANRNALRYTGKKIWKLQLPTMRVFAPILAIWLISVGVLVLETDLGTSLLFFGLFIVMLYVATGRGSWILIGLVLAAAGAVLVASFEPHVHSRVEDWLHPFASIDAGEGASQLAQSLFAFAAGGMLGAGLGLGHSILIGFAAKSDFILATAGEELGLVGLTAIFLLYALLVERGYRAGLALRDPFGRLLSIGLASIVALQVFVIAGGVMGLIPLTGMAMPFLAQGGSSLVTNWIIVAILIRVSDQARGGLLSAAPMNPAEGAK, encoded by the coding sequence ATGACCGGATCAACGGGCTCCACGGGAAGAACAGCACCGTCCTCGGTACCCGCGGTCCGCGTGCCGAAGAGGCGCGGCACCGAACTGGCCCTGATCGTTCTGGCCGTCCTGCTCAGCGTCTACGGATACTGCGACGTGGGGCTCGCGAAGAATGGTTCCGTCCCGCCCGGCGCCGCCGGTTACGGCGCCGGGCTCGGCGTGCTCGCGCTCCTCGCCCACCTCGCGGTCCGGTTCCGCGCCCCGTACGCGGATCCGCTGCTGCTGCCGATCGCCGTGCTCCTCAACGGCCTCGGCCTGGTCCTCATCTACCGCCTCGACCTGGAGACCCCCAACGACGAGGCGGCCCCCACCCAGCTGATCTGGTCGACGCTCGGCGTGGGTCTGTTCATCGCGTTCGTGGTCTTCCTGCGCGACCACCGCGTGCTCCAGCGCTACGCGTACCTGTCGGTCGTCACGGCGCTGATCCTGATGATCCTGCCGATCTTCTTCCCCGCCGTGAACGGCGCCCGGATCTGGATCCGCATCGGCGGCTTCTCCATCCAGCCCGGCGAGTTCGCCAAGATCCTGCTCGCGATCTTCTTCGCCAGCTATCTGGCGGCGAACCGCAACGCCCTCAGATACACGGGCAAGAAGATCTGGAAACTGCAGCTGCCGACGATGCGCGTCTTCGCGCCGATCCTCGCGATCTGGCTGATCAGCGTGGGCGTCCTGGTCCTGGAGACCGACCTCGGTACGTCCCTGCTGTTCTTCGGCCTCTTCATCGTGATGCTGTACGTGGCCACGGGCCGCGGCAGCTGGATCCTGATCGGGCTGGTGCTCGCCGCGGCGGGCGCGGTCCTCGTCGCCTCCTTCGAACCCCATGTGCACAGCCGCGTCGAGGACTGGCTGCACCCCTTCGCCTCCATCGACGCGGGTGAGGGCGCCAGCCAGCTCGCGCAGTCGCTGTTCGCGTTCGCGGCGGGCGGCATGCTCGGCGCCGGGCTCGGGCTCGGCCACTCGATCCTCATCGGCTTCGCCGCCAAGTCGGACTTCATCCTGGCGACCGCCGGCGAGGAGCTGGGCCTGGTCGGACTGACCGCGATCTTCCTGCTGTACGCGCTGCTGGTGGAGCGGGGCTACCGGGCGGGGCTCGCGCTGCGCGACCCGTTCGGGCGGCTCCTGTCGATCGGTCTCGCCTCGATCGTCGCGCTCCAGGTCTTCGTGATCGCGGGCGGCGTGATGGGCCTGATCCCGCTGACCGGCATGGCGATGCCGTTCCTCGCGCAGGGCGGCTCGTCCCTCGTCACCAACTGGATCATCGTCGCGATCCTGATCCGGGTCAGCGACCAGGCACGCGGCGGGCTGCTGTCCGCGGCCCCCATGAACCCGGCGGAGGGCGCCAAGTGA
- a CDS encoding SH3 domain-containing protein codes for MSARTVTSRLGIAVAAATVFLGVAATATPALADDGANNHPPIYKGRVTAKSGLLLRDAPTRGSRVIRTEPYNAIVPIFCKTGGDNVEGNHLWYLLTDGTWAWGSAKYISNIGAAPRWC; via the coding sequence ATGAGCGCACGGACCGTCACCAGCCGCCTCGGCATAGCCGTCGCCGCCGCCACGGTGTTCCTCGGAGTCGCCGCGACAGCGACCCCCGCTCTCGCCGACGACGGCGCGAACAACCACCCGCCGATCTACAAGGGCCGCGTCACCGCCAAGTCGGGGCTGCTGCTGCGGGACGCCCCGACGCGCGGCAGCCGCGTGATCCGCACCGAGCCGTACAACGCGATCGTCCCGATCTTCTGCAAGACGGGCGGCGACAACGTCGAGGGCAACCACCTCTGGTACCTGCTGACCGACGGCACCTGGGCGTGGGGTTCGGCGAAGTACATCAGCAACATCGGCGCGGCGCCCCGCTGGTGCTGA
- a CDS encoding DUF3291 domain-containing protein: protein MTTYELAQVNIGRLRAPLDTPEMKDFTNNLEPVNAVADAADGFVWRLQDESGDATDFRIYGDEWLLVNMSVWRDTEALKAFMYQGTHRELLARRREFFERLSEAVTALWWVPAGHRPTVREAEDRLTRLREHGPTDHAFTLRKTFGPPAS from the coding sequence ATGACGACGTACGAACTCGCGCAGGTGAACATAGGCCGCCTCCGGGCGCCGCTCGACACCCCGGAGATGAAGGACTTCACGAACAATCTGGAGCCGGTGAACGCGGTCGCCGACGCGGCGGACGGCTTCGTGTGGCGGCTCCAGGACGAGTCGGGCGACGCGACCGACTTCCGGATCTACGGCGACGAGTGGCTGCTGGTGAACATGTCGGTGTGGCGCGACACGGAGGCGCTGAAGGCGTTCATGTACCAGGGCACGCACCGTGAACTCCTCGCCCGCAGACGGGAGTTCTTCGAGCGGCTGAGCGAGGCGGTGACGGCCCTGTGGTGGGTGCCCGCCGGGCACCGGCCCACGGTCCGGGAGGCGGAGGACCGGCTCACGCGGCTGCGTGAGCACGGCCCCACCGACCACGCCTTCACCCTGCGGAAGACGTTCGGCCCACCGGCTTCCTGA
- a CDS encoding diiron oxygenase, with translation MTTMTEADALEGLRDALGLLKDREQVAERLLDSSAKHSFDPDKELDWDAPFEDGKWFWPPELVSLYGTPLWKKMSEEQRIDLSRHEAAALASLGIWFELILMQLLVRHVYDKAATSAHVRYALTEIEDECRHSKMFARLITRGETPHYPVAPVHHNLGRLFKTISTTPGSFTATLLGEEILDWMQRLTFPDERVQTLVRGVTRIHVVEEARHVRYAREELRRQMVTAPRWSQEFTRITSGEFARVFSVAFINPDVYTNVGLDKRQAMAEVKASGHRREIMQTGAKRLTDFLDDIGVLRGVGRKLWQSSGLLA, from the coding sequence ATGACGACCATGACGGAAGCCGACGCCCTGGAGGGGCTGCGGGACGCGCTCGGTCTGCTCAAGGACCGGGAGCAGGTGGCCGAGCGGCTGCTCGACTCTTCCGCCAAGCACTCCTTCGACCCGGACAAGGAGCTGGACTGGGACGCGCCGTTCGAGGACGGCAAATGGTTCTGGCCGCCGGAGCTCGTGTCCCTGTACGGCACTCCGCTCTGGAAGAAGATGAGCGAGGAGCAGCGCATCGACCTCTCCCGCCACGAGGCGGCGGCGCTCGCGTCCCTCGGCATCTGGTTCGAACTGATCCTGATGCAGCTGCTCGTGCGCCACGTCTACGACAAGGCGGCGACGAGCGCGCACGTCCGGTACGCCCTCACGGAGATCGAGGACGAGTGCCGGCACTCGAAGATGTTCGCGCGCCTGATCACGCGCGGCGAGACCCCGCACTATCCGGTGGCGCCCGTCCACCACAACCTGGGCCGCCTCTTCAAGACCATCTCCACGACGCCGGGCTCCTTCACGGCGACGCTGCTCGGCGAGGAGATCCTCGACTGGATGCAGCGCCTGACCTTCCCGGACGAGCGCGTCCAGACGCTGGTGCGCGGCGTGACCCGCATCCACGTCGTCGAGGAGGCGCGCCATGTCCGGTACGCCCGTGAGGAGTTGCGGCGCCAGATGGTGACGGCGCCCCGCTGGAGCCAGGAGTTCACCCGCATCACCTCCGGCGAGTTCGCCCGCGTCTTCTCGGTGGCCTTCATCAACCCCGACGTCTACACGAACGTCGGCCTCGACAAGCGGCAGGCCATGGCCGAGGTCAAGGCGTCCGGCCACCGCCGCGAGATCATGCAGACCGGGGCGAAGCGCCTCACCGACTTCCTGGACGACATCGGCGTCCTGCGCGGCGTGGGCCGCAAGCTGTGGCAGTCGTCGGGACTGCTGGCCTGA
- a CDS encoding penicillin-binding transpeptidase domain-containing protein yields MTKYIRRASVFCLVLLVALLLNAARVQVFQAESLDDNAANRRSTIQRYDQPRGDILVQGKPVTGSKDTGESLRYERTYKNGPLYSPVTGYASQTYGTTFVESAEDDILSGTDPMLSPIPFWDEISRTQEPGGNVVTTIDASAQQAAYSGLGGKKGAVAAIDPSSGKILALVSTPSYDPGDIAGTGSSTTNAWSRLNASSDQPMLNRAIRQTYPPGSTFKVVTAAAVLENNVVNGISTPTDTPSPYTLPGTTTQLTNESASAACEDATLEYALQVSCNTVFANLGVQVGLSDMVKMSENFGFNDTGIRVPMTAAKSNFDTDMNKSQLALSSIGQYDTAATPLQMAMVAAAVANGGTLMSPHLVDRTTTNDGTTVSSTGDKTYKQAMSPYTATQLQQMMVNVVEKGTGTNARISGATVGGKTGTAQNGVNNEGIPYAWFISYAQADDASQPQVAVAVVVEDASADRDDISGGGSAAPIARAVMEAVLNSSDS; encoded by the coding sequence GTGACCAAGTACATCCGCCGCGCCTCGGTCTTCTGCCTGGTCCTGCTGGTCGCGCTGCTGCTCAACGCGGCCCGCGTCCAGGTCTTCCAGGCCGAGTCGCTCGACGACAACGCGGCCAACCGCCGCTCCACCATCCAGCGCTACGACCAGCCGCGCGGCGACATCCTCGTCCAGGGCAAGCCGGTCACCGGATCGAAGGACACCGGGGAGTCGCTGCGCTACGAGCGCACGTACAAGAACGGGCCGCTCTACTCCCCCGTCACCGGGTACGCCTCGCAGACGTACGGGACGACGTTCGTGGAGAGCGCCGAGGACGACATCCTCTCCGGCACCGATCCGATGCTCTCGCCGATCCCGTTCTGGGACGAGATCTCGCGGACGCAGGAGCCCGGCGGCAACGTGGTGACCACGATCGACGCGAGCGCGCAGCAGGCCGCGTACTCCGGGCTCGGCGGCAAGAAGGGCGCGGTCGCGGCGATCGATCCGTCGTCGGGGAAGATCCTGGCGCTGGTCTCCACCCCCTCGTACGACCCGGGGGACATCGCGGGGACCGGCAGCTCCACGACGAACGCGTGGTCACGGCTGAACGCCTCGTCCGACCAGCCGATGCTCAACCGGGCGATCCGGCAGACGTATCCGCCGGGTTCGACGTTCAAGGTCGTCACGGCCGCCGCGGTCCTGGAGAACAACGTCGTGAACGGCATCAGCACGCCGACCGACACCCCGTCCCCGTACACGCTGCCCGGTACGACGACACAGCTGACGAACGAGTCCGCGTCGGCGGCCTGCGAGGACGCGACGCTCGAATACGCGCTCCAGGTCTCCTGCAACACCGTCTTCGCCAACCTCGGCGTACAGGTGGGGCTCTCCGACATGGTGAAGATGTCGGAGAACTTCGGCTTCAACGACACCGGCATCAGGGTGCCGATGACCGCCGCCAAGTCGAACTTCGACACCGACATGAACAAGTCGCAGCTGGCGCTCTCCTCGATCGGCCAGTACGACACGGCGGCCACGCCGCTCCAGATGGCGATGGTCGCGGCGGCCGTGGCCAACGGCGGGACGCTGATGTCGCCGCACCTGGTCGACAGGACGACGACGAACGACGGCACCACGGTCTCGTCCACCGGGGACAAGACCTACAAGCAGGCCATGTCCCCCTACACGGCGACCCAGTTGCAGCAGATGATGGTGAACGTGGTCGAGAAGGGCACGGGCACCAACGCGCGGATCTCCGGCGCGACGGTCGGCGGCAAGACCGGCACCGCGCAGAACGGCGTGAACAACGAGGGCATCCCGTACGCCTGGTTCATCTCCTACGCGCAGGCGGACGACGCCTCGCAGCCGCAGGTCGCGGTGGCCGTCGTGGTGGAGGACGCCTCCGCGGACCGGGACGACATCAGCGGCGGCGGCAGCGCGGCGCCGATCGCCCGCGCCGTGATGGAGGCGGTCCTCAACTCCTCGGACTCGTAG
- a CDS encoding ferritin-like domain-containing protein, translating into MATHELYTRAPDEPNWQVPSASSARFSWEYDDGRDRLLALYQKGKDKQWDGAKRIDWDLEVDPYDPLGTPDEAMSLYGTPHWAKMTDKDKGELRKHYASWQFSQFLHGEQGAMVCAARIVESVPDLDAKFYSATQTMDEARHAEIYGRFLHEKIGLLYPINDNLQALLGDTLRDSRWDMPYLGMQVLIEGLALAAFGMIRDTTDKPLPRQILAYIMQDEARHVAFGRMALRDYYKQLTDAELREREEFVIEGCYLMRDRLRGVEVLEDFGIPKAQADEYTEQSEFLALFRQLLFSRIVPCVKDIGLWGKRLQQAYVDMGVFEMGDSNLDLLMAQDEEIAEKLDAERFAAEEHERVAEVDAAIRAGTTG; encoded by the coding sequence ATGGCGACGCATGAGCTGTACACCAGGGCACCGGACGAGCCCAACTGGCAGGTACCGTCAGCCAGTTCGGCCCGCTTCAGCTGGGAATACGACGACGGACGCGACCGTCTCCTGGCCCTCTACCAGAAGGGCAAGGACAAGCAGTGGGACGGCGCCAAGCGCATCGACTGGGATCTGGAGGTCGATCCGTACGACCCCCTCGGCACCCCCGACGAGGCGATGTCCCTGTACGGCACGCCCCACTGGGCGAAGATGACCGACAAGGACAAGGGGGAGCTGCGCAAGCACTACGCCTCCTGGCAGTTCAGCCAGTTCCTCCACGGTGAGCAGGGCGCGATGGTCTGCGCGGCCCGGATCGTGGAGTCCGTGCCGGACCTGGACGCCAAGTTCTACTCCGCCACCCAGACCATGGACGAGGCCCGGCACGCCGAGATCTACGGCCGCTTCCTGCACGAGAAGATCGGGCTGCTCTACCCGATCAACGACAACCTCCAGGCGCTGCTCGGCGACACCCTGCGCGACTCCCGCTGGGACATGCCCTACCTCGGCATGCAGGTCCTCATCGAAGGACTCGCGCTCGCCGCGTTCGGCATGATCCGCGACACCACCGACAAGCCGCTGCCCCGGCAGATCCTGGCCTACATCATGCAGGACGAGGCCCGGCACGTGGCCTTCGGGCGGATGGCGCTGCGCGACTACTACAAGCAGCTCACCGACGCCGAGCTCCGCGAACGCGAGGAGTTCGTCATCGAGGGCTGCTACCTGATGCGCGACCGGCTGCGCGGCGTGGAGGTCCTGGAGGACTTCGGCATCCCCAAGGCACAGGCCGACGAGTACACGGAGCAGTCCGAGTTCCTGGCCCTGTTCCGGCAGTTGCTGTTCAGCCGGATCGTGCCGTGCGTCAAGGACATCGGCCTGTGGGGCAAGCGGCTCCAGCAGGCGTACGTCGACATGGGCGTCTTCGAGATGGGCGACTCCAACCTCGACCTGCTGATGGCGCAGGACGAGGAGATCGCCGAGAAGCTCGACGCCGAGCGGTTCGCGGCGGAGGAGCACGAGCGGGTCGCCGAGGTCGACGCGGCGATCCGGGCGGGCACCACCGGCTGA